The proteins below are encoded in one region of Micromonospora yangpuensis:
- a CDS encoding 3-dehydroquinate synthase family protein: protein MPEVVTTPPAPAPAALRATMTAGFRLDLVRDLFAPDNPVLADAWGPARRLLVVHDEVAAPGGDPLIGYLRVAQDRGELDDFHVVDAQAGAADVGHRRAGVDACGYVVEAAVKAQLGRRDAVVAFGGERTGRLVAVAAASFRRHTAAVRVHRDLAAVVGCLRDGLRATLPEEGITALARRTHVIVDEDGVLTHPVEPAALLALAALDRRLLDRLGRADPDTCQRDALTAVLRLCRRFRPGHPAWRIGEALLPLAPAALTGPQRRAWSVLTAARVAHRLGRLPAAAVHALDGVAEKLAVQRAEAVVDASTARRWVANAPSGDGPVTLMLPTPDGGGEPVTVDRAVLARVLSAGPDRPGPPGPPTGPARRRVARADGPTTPTPRRGAGTVRGTQLRVDVPATFPVRLVDDVLAPATAALTDLLPERCQVLAVVDPYAPDQVDRVQRLLAGYRDRGYLARFTVLPVVATEHTKNLTQVTTVLRVAEGLGLGADDRVLVVGGGTLMDVVGYAAYLYRGQTPYIRIPTTLVGMVDAGVGLKVGVNLNGHKNLLGAYHPPLACLCDPAFLRTLAPAELRCGLAEVIKMAVVCDAELFDLVERHHGDVLAAHDTPQVREIIDRATRAMLRELSANPVEEDLRRLPDFGHEFGHALESMSGYRLRHGEAVAIGMALSSHLALRTGHLGRVDLDRLLTLLRRTGLALWNPVCDPAVLWDRLHGEVMPHKAGRLHLVVPRRIGVGDFIDSIDEISAHLVAEACAELAALARPPVR from the coding sequence ATGCCTGAGGTGGTGACGACCCCGCCCGCGCCGGCGCCGGCGGCACTGCGGGCCACGATGACCGCCGGTTTCCGGTTGGACCTGGTCCGGGACCTCTTCGCGCCGGACAATCCGGTGCTGGCCGATGCCTGGGGACCGGCTCGGCGGTTGCTCGTGGTGCACGACGAGGTCGCCGCGCCCGGCGGCGACCCGCTGATCGGATATCTGCGCGTGGCGCAGGACCGCGGTGAGTTGGACGACTTCCACGTCGTGGACGCGCAGGCCGGCGCGGCGGACGTCGGGCACCGGCGGGCCGGGGTGGACGCCTGCGGCTACGTCGTCGAGGCAGCCGTCAAGGCCCAGCTCGGGCGGCGCGACGCGGTGGTCGCGTTCGGTGGTGAGCGGACCGGGCGGCTCGTCGCGGTGGCGGCGGCGTCGTTCCGGCGGCACACCGCGGCGGTCCGCGTCCATCGCGACCTGGCCGCCGTGGTGGGTTGCCTGCGCGACGGCCTGCGCGCAACCCTGCCCGAGGAGGGAATCACCGCCCTGGCCCGCCGCACCCACGTCATCGTCGACGAGGATGGCGTGCTGACCCACCCGGTGGAGCCGGCCGCGTTGCTGGCGTTGGCCGCGCTCGACCGGCGGTTGCTCGACCGGTTGGGCCGGGCCGATCCGGACACCTGCCAGCGCGACGCGCTCACCGCGGTGCTGCGGCTGTGCCGCCGGTTCCGCCCCGGCCACCCGGCGTGGCGGATCGGCGAGGCGTTGCTGCCACTGGCCCCTGCCGCGTTGACCGGACCACAGCGGCGGGCCTGGTCGGTGCTGACCGCCGCCCGGGTCGCCCACCGGCTCGGCCGGCTGCCGGCAGCGGCGGTCCACGCGCTCGACGGGGTGGCCGAGAAGCTGGCGGTGCAGCGGGCCGAAGCGGTGGTGGACGCCTCGACCGCCCGTCGCTGGGTCGCCAACGCGCCGTCGGGTGACGGGCCGGTCACGCTGATGTTGCCCACCCCGGACGGTGGCGGCGAGCCGGTGACGGTGGACCGGGCCGTGCTGGCCCGGGTGCTCAGCGCCGGGCCGGACCGGCCCGGCCCGCCGGGTCCGCCGACCGGCCCGGCCCGCCGACGGGTGGCCCGGGCCGACGGGCCGACGACACCGACGCCCCGCCGGGGTGCCGGGACGGTGCGGGGTACCCAGCTCCGGGTCGACGTGCCGGCCACGTTCCCGGTGCGTCTGGTCGACGACGTGCTCGCTCCGGCCACCGCCGCCCTCACCGACCTGCTGCCCGAACGCTGCCAGGTGTTGGCGGTCGTCGACCCGTACGCGCCGGACCAGGTGGACCGGGTGCAGCGGCTGCTGGCCGGTTACCGGGACCGGGGCTACCTGGCCCGGTTCACCGTCCTGCCGGTGGTCGCCACCGAGCACACCAAGAACCTCACCCAGGTGACCACCGTGCTACGGGTGGCCGAAGGGCTCGGGCTGGGCGCGGACGACCGGGTGCTCGTGGTCGGTGGCGGCACCCTGATGGACGTCGTCGGGTACGCCGCCTACCTCTACCGCGGCCAGACCCCGTACATCCGGATACCCACCACCCTGGTCGGCATGGTCGACGCCGGTGTCGGCCTCAAGGTGGGCGTCAACCTCAACGGCCACAAGAACCTGCTCGGGGCGTACCATCCGCCGCTGGCCTGCCTGTGCGACCCGGCCTTCCTGCGCACCCTGGCCCCGGCGGAGCTGCGCTGTGGCCTGGCCGAGGTGATCAAGATGGCGGTGGTCTGTGACGCCGAGCTGTTCGATCTGGTGGAGCGGCACCACGGCGACGTGCTGGCGGCTCACGACACTCCGCAGGTACGCGAGATCATCGACCGCGCCACCCGGGCGATGCTGCGCGAACTCTCCGCCAACCCGGTCGAGGAGGACCTACGGCGGTTGCCCGACTTCGGCCACGAGTTCGGGCACGCCCTGGAGTCCATGTCCGGCTACCGGCTCCGCCACGGCGAGGCGGTCGCGATCGGCATGGCTCTCTCGTCCCACCTGGCCCTGCGGACCGGACACCTGGGCCGCGTCGACCTCGACCGGCTGCTGACGCTGCTGCGCCGGACCGGCCTGGCGTTGTGGAACCCGGTGTGCGACCCGGCCGTGCTCTGGGACCGGCTGCACGGCGAGGTGATGCCGCACAAGGCCGGTCGGCTGCACCTGGTGGTGCCGCGCCGCATCGGCGTCGGCGACTTCATCGACTCGATCGACGAGATCAGCGCCCACCTGGTCGCCGAGGCCTGCGCGGAACTCGCGGCCCTGGCGAGACCGCCGGTGCGGTGA
- a CDS encoding ROK family protein: protein MTALTDTTSICVDMGGTTTRIGVCAEGRLLPGTVRFATPKPVAGSSIRDAHLDRIAEAVSRVRSATPVPTRAVGLAVGATVAATGRIRNAAMLWHEPSEGFDLAAAVAARLPWADITVANDIAAATWRYRALGRFGLVTVSTGVAVKVFDDALPFDRKLLVDDQGLGGEVGHVRVDPPAELAGVGTPWCECGNTGDLCSYASGPATMRLVALLATAWPRRWRDSKLAVLAEGVPERLTSRDLAQVAGAGDEFAAAVLRVSTRPLATQLLHTSALLGLRRFVVMGGFANGVGVPWYTALRANLGELLPQGGWFTGWTAEDLDALVRPSVDGDDSLLGMAAFQAARRDQYRELHKPVGEGRTVVRLRDRPRCGREQFVARVAFAGICGTDLQMVRGERGCEPGVLGHECVAQVVEVGDGVSAVAPGEVIGVNPNHPHDDHDKIGHNQPGVLREVAVWDGALADRGQAVRLPAEGRAEWVLLEPLACAVRSLRMARDAGRGGRILVLGGGISGLLHVLLARRWGARQVLLANRGGDRLRLAVERGVVAAEDTLPVDAGLASAVRDATGGAGVDAVVVCVSGAGPDLLTGLWPALADGATVHLFGGFLAGDTIRVPGGDVVAAHPIRCGQRRTVRLPDGGSGVLLGSRGASAEEYREALELCAGPDGLRLGPLISHVVSLDAVPAVLDDLAATGRVGGEPTLRVVVDLRLPGHAVHAVDGTMLPQLASPR, encoded by the coding sequence GTGACGGCGCTTACCGACACCACGTCGATCTGTGTGGACATGGGCGGCACCACCACCCGGATCGGCGTCTGCGCCGAGGGACGACTGCTGCCCGGCACGGTGCGGTTCGCCACGCCGAAGCCGGTCGCGGGCAGCTCGATCCGCGACGCGCACCTGGACCGGATAGCCGAGGCCGTGTCGCGGGTGCGCTCCGCGACGCCGGTGCCCACCCGGGCGGTGGGGCTCGCGGTGGGTGCCACCGTCGCCGCCACCGGCCGGATCCGCAACGCCGCCATGCTGTGGCACGAGCCGAGCGAGGGCTTCGACCTCGCCGCGGCGGTGGCGGCGCGGCTGCCGTGGGCCGACATCACCGTGGCCAACGACATCGCCGCCGCTACCTGGCGCTACCGTGCGCTGGGCCGGTTCGGTCTGGTCACGGTCAGCACCGGGGTCGCGGTCAAGGTCTTCGACGACGCGCTGCCCTTCGACCGCAAACTGCTCGTCGACGACCAGGGGCTGGGTGGCGAGGTCGGCCACGTCCGGGTCGACCCACCGGCCGAGCTGGCCGGCGTCGGCACCCCGTGGTGCGAGTGCGGCAACACCGGTGACCTCTGCTCGTACGCCTCGGGTCCGGCCACCATGCGGCTCGTGGCGCTGCTCGCCACGGCGTGGCCCCGACGCTGGCGCGACTCGAAACTCGCGGTGCTCGCCGAGGGCGTACCGGAGCGCCTGACCAGCCGCGACCTCGCCCAGGTCGCCGGTGCCGGCGACGAGTTCGCCGCCGCGGTCCTGCGGGTCTCCACCCGTCCGTTGGCCACCCAACTGCTGCACACCTCGGCCCTGCTGGGGTTGCGGCGTTTCGTGGTGATGGGCGGGTTCGCCAACGGCGTCGGCGTGCCGTGGTACACCGCGTTGCGCGCCAACCTGGGCGAACTGCTGCCACAGGGTGGTTGGTTCACCGGCTGGACCGCCGAGGACCTGGACGCGCTGGTGCGCCCGTCGGTCGACGGCGACGACAGCCTGCTGGGTATGGCGGCGTTTCAGGCCGCCCGCCGCGACCAGTACCGCGAGCTGCACAAGCCGGTGGGCGAGGGGCGGACCGTGGTGCGCTTGCGGGACCGGCCGCGCTGCGGCCGGGAGCAGTTCGTGGCCCGCGTCGCCTTCGCCGGCATCTGCGGCACCGACCTGCAGATGGTACGCGGCGAACGCGGGTGTGAGCCCGGCGTGCTCGGCCACGAGTGCGTCGCCCAGGTCGTCGAGGTGGGCGACGGCGTGTCCGCCGTCGCCCCCGGTGAGGTGATCGGGGTCAATCCGAACCACCCGCACGACGACCACGACAAGATCGGCCACAACCAGCCCGGGGTCCTGCGCGAGGTCGCGGTCTGGGACGGGGCCCTCGCCGATCGGGGCCAGGCGGTGCGGCTGCCCGCCGAGGGCCGGGCCGAGTGGGTCCTGCTGGAGCCGCTCGCGTGCGCGGTGCGCTCCCTGCGGATGGCCCGGGACGCCGGCCGTGGTGGGCGGATCCTGGTGCTCGGCGGCGGCATCTCCGGCCTGCTGCACGTGCTGCTGGCCCGCCGGTGGGGAGCCCGGCAGGTGCTGCTGGCCAACCGGGGCGGCGACCGGCTGCGGCTGGCGGTGGAACGCGGTGTGGTGGCCGCCGAGGACACTCTGCCCGTCGACGCCGGCCTGGCCTCGGCCGTGCGGGACGCCACCGGTGGTGCCGGCGTCGACGCGGTCGTGGTCTGCGTCTCCGGCGCCGGGCCGGACCTCCTGACGGGCCTGTGGCCGGCGTTGGCCGACGGTGCCACGGTCCACCTGTTCGGTGGCTTCCTGGCCGGTGACACCATCCGAGTACCCGGCGGGGACGTGGTGGCGGCCCACCCGATCCGGTGCGGCCAGCGGCGTACGGTACGGCTGCCGGACGGCGGCAGTGGCGTGCTGCTCGGTTCGCGGGGAGCCTCGGCCGAGGAGTACCGGGAGGCGCTGGAGCTCTGCGCCGGCCCCGACGGGCTGCGGCTGGGCCCACTGATCAGCCACGTGGTGTCGCTGGACGCCGTACCGGCCGTCCTCGACGACCTGGCCGCCACCGGTCGGGTCGGCGGCGAACCCACGCTGCGCGTGGTGGTCGACCTGAGGTTGCCGGGCCACGCGGTGCACGCCGTCGACGGCACCATGCTTCCCCAGCTGGCGTCGCCGCGATGA